One Parafrankia discariae genomic window carries:
- a CDS encoding class II aldolase/adducin family protein: MTLSTHDTPATHDTPAPAIPPAPTPDVAPGTSDGERTGPWAGLVAPAEGGQWPRPLPVRTVEEERLHRKRKLAASYRLFAKFGIAEGLAGHISARDPELTDHFWVNRLGLDFSRIKVSNLLLVNGSGEIVEGQPPLNRAAFAIHSQIHAARPDVVGAAHTHALYGRALAAIGEPLHPISQDALAFYEDHVIFDEYNGVVLDEEEGRKIAAALGSRKLAILRNHGLLTVGTSVEAAAYWYIAAERAARTQLVAAAAGTLRILGHEIASATAGQARGDEGARWAFEALYEIIVEEQPDLLD, encoded by the coding sequence ATGACACTTTCCACCCATGACACCCCGGCCACCCATGACACCCCGGCACCGGCGATTCCGCCGGCGCCGACGCCGGACGTGGCCCCGGGAACGTCCGACGGTGAGCGGACGGGCCCGTGGGCCGGGCTGGTCGCGCCGGCCGAGGGCGGGCAGTGGCCTCGGCCGCTGCCCGTCCGGACGGTCGAGGAGGAGCGGCTGCACCGCAAGCGCAAGCTCGCCGCCTCCTACCGGCTGTTCGCCAAGTTCGGCATCGCCGAGGGACTGGCCGGCCACATCAGCGCCCGTGACCCCGAGCTGACCGACCATTTCTGGGTGAACCGGCTCGGCCTCGACTTCAGCCGGATCAAGGTCTCCAACCTGCTGCTGGTCAACGGCAGCGGGGAGATCGTCGAGGGGCAGCCGCCGCTGAACCGGGCGGCGTTCGCCATCCATTCGCAGATCCACGCCGCCCGGCCGGACGTCGTCGGCGCCGCGCACACCCACGCGCTCTACGGCCGGGCGCTCGCCGCGATCGGCGAGCCGCTGCATCCGATCTCCCAGGACGCCCTCGCGTTCTACGAGGATCACGTGATCTTCGATGAGTACAACGGGGTCGTGCTGGACGAGGAGGAGGGCCGCAAGATCGCCGCCGCGCTCGGCTCGCGCAAGCTGGCGATCCTGCGCAACCACGGTCTGCTCACCGTCGGCACCAGCGTCGAGGCGGCGGCGTACTGGTACATCGCCGCGGAGCGGGCGGCGCGAACCCAGCTCGTCGCGGCGGCGGCGGGGACGCTGCGGATCCTGGGCCACGAGATCGCCAGCGCCACCGCCGGTCAGGCGCGGGGTGACGAGGGTGCCCGCTGGGCCTTCGAGGCCCTCTACGAGATCATCGTCGAGGAACAGCCCGACCTGCTCGACTAG
- a CDS encoding molybdopterin-dependent oxidoreductase: MTDPRPTTSHWGAYGVRVGPDGAVTVIPHPDDPAPSPLLGNVPGGLRHPTRVARPAVRRGWLEHGPGPAGTRGREEFVELDWDEALDLVAAELDRVRREHGNQAIFGGSYGWASAGRFHHAQSQLHRFLNTIGGFTSSRNSYSLGTSLVLLPHLVGSADEVLRSASTWPTIVENTELIVAFGGIPAKNVFVTPGGVTRHGTPGHLDALAARGVEVALVSPLRDDLPAGVDTRWYPVVPATDTALMLGLAHTLVAEGRHDRAFLDRYTVGYGEVENYLLGRADGIVRDAAWAASICGIPAADIVGLARRMATRRTLVTVTWSLQRVEHGEQPVWAALTLAALLGQIGLPGGGFGHGYGSMGDVGDPGPTGRIPYLPQGRNPVSTFIPVARIADMLLRPGARYDYDGERYTYPDIRLVHWAGGNPFHHHQDLFRLRRAFARPDTIIVHEPHWTSTARHADIVLPVTTTLEREDIGGGRRDTHLHAMHRAVAPVGAARDDYDILAGLADRLGVADAFTAGRDARGWLEHLYTAWRTDLVARGTDVPAFAEFWAAGEYRLPGGSDRHTLFARFRADPDAHPLATPSGRIELFSATVASFGYPDCPGHAVWLEPTEWAGAPRAAAYPLHLIANQPSTRLHSQLDGGAVSQAAKIAGREAVRLHPADAATRGISAGDVVRVFNDRGGCLAGAVLTDDVRPGVVQLPTGAWFDPLDADPVTLDADPVAFGVDPADGPAAGVGLCVHGNPNVLTADVPTSRLSQGCVGQHALVEVERWTGEPPRLTVDAPPRLVSRPGRGGTA, encoded by the coding sequence GTGACCGACCCGCGGCCGACGACGTCGCACTGGGGTGCCTACGGTGTCCGGGTCGGCCCGGACGGCGCGGTCACCGTCATCCCGCATCCCGACGACCCCGCGCCGTCACCGCTGCTCGGCAACGTGCCCGGCGGGCTGCGCCATCCGACCCGGGTGGCGCGGCCCGCGGTCCGCCGCGGCTGGCTGGAACACGGCCCGGGACCGGCCGGCACGCGCGGGCGGGAGGAGTTCGTCGAACTCGACTGGGACGAGGCGCTCGACCTGGTCGCCGCCGAGCTGGACCGGGTCCGCCGCGAGCACGGCAACCAGGCGATCTTCGGCGGCTCCTACGGCTGGGCGAGCGCCGGCCGTTTCCACCACGCGCAGAGCCAGCTGCACCGGTTCCTGAACACCATCGGCGGCTTCACCTCGTCTCGGAACTCCTACAGTCTGGGCACGTCGCTGGTGCTGCTGCCGCACCTCGTCGGCAGCGCGGACGAGGTGCTGCGGTCCGCCTCGACCTGGCCGACCATCGTCGAGAACACCGAGCTGATCGTCGCCTTCGGCGGCATCCCGGCGAAGAACGTCTTCGTGACCCCCGGCGGGGTCACCCGGCACGGCACGCCCGGCCACCTCGACGCGCTCGCGGCCCGCGGCGTCGAGGTGGCGCTGGTCAGCCCGCTGCGGGACGACCTGCCGGCCGGCGTCGACACCCGCTGGTACCCGGTCGTGCCGGCCACCGACACCGCGCTCATGCTCGGGCTCGCCCACACCCTCGTCGCCGAGGGCCGCCACGACCGGGCGTTCCTCGACCGCTACACGGTCGGCTACGGCGAGGTCGAGAACTACCTGCTCGGCCGCGCCGACGGGATCGTCCGCGACGCCGCCTGGGCGGCGTCGATCTGCGGCATCCCGGCCGCCGACATCGTCGGGCTCGCCCGCCGGATGGCGACCCGCCGCACCCTGGTCACCGTCACCTGGTCGCTGCAGCGCGTCGAGCACGGCGAGCAGCCGGTCTGGGCGGCGCTCACGCTGGCCGCCCTGCTCGGCCAGATCGGCCTGCCCGGCGGCGGCTTCGGGCACGGCTACGGCTCGATGGGCGACGTCGGCGACCCCGGCCCGACCGGGCGTATCCCCTATCTGCCGCAGGGCCGCAACCCGGTCAGCACCTTCATCCCGGTCGCCCGTATCGCCGACATGCTGCTGCGTCCCGGCGCGCGGTACGACTACGACGGAGAGCGGTACACCTACCCCGACATCCGCCTCGTCCACTGGGCGGGAGGCAACCCCTTCCACCACCACCAGGACCTGTTCCGGCTGCGCCGCGCCTTCGCCCGACCGGACACGATCATCGTGCACGAGCCGCACTGGACGTCCACCGCCCGGCACGCCGACATCGTGCTGCCGGTCACCACCACCCTGGAACGCGAGGACATCGGCGGCGGCCGGCGTGACACCCATCTGCACGCCATGCACCGGGCGGTGGCACCGGTCGGCGCGGCCCGCGACGACTACGACATCCTCGCCGGGCTGGCCGACCGCCTCGGTGTCGCCGACGCCTTCACCGCCGGCCGGGACGCCCGCGGCTGGCTCGAGCACCTCTACACGGCCTGGCGGACGGACCTGGTCGCGCGCGGGACGGACGTGCCCGCCTTCGCGGAGTTCTGGGCCGCCGGCGAGTACCGGCTGCCCGGCGGGTCCGACCGGCACACCCTGTTCGCGCGCTTCCGCGCCGACCCGGACGCGCATCCGCTGGCCACCCCCAGCGGCCGGATCGAGCTCTTCTCCGCGACCGTGGCGTCCTTCGGCTACCCGGACTGCCCCGGCCACGCGGTCTGGCTGGAACCGACCGAGTGGGCCGGCGCGCCCCGGGCCGCCGCCTACCCGCTGCACCTCATCGCCAACCAGCCGAGCACCCGACTGCACAGCCAGCTCGACGGCGGCGCGGTCAGCCAGGCCGCCAAGATCGCCGGTCGGGAGGCGGTGCGCCTGCACCCCGCCGACGCCGCCACCCGCGGCATCAGCGCCGGTGACGTCGTCCGGGTGTTCAACGACCGCGGCGGCTGCCTCGCCGGCGCCGTGCTGACCGACGACGTGCGCCCCGGGGTCGTCCAGCTGCCCACCGGAGCCTGGTTCGACCCACTCGACGCGGACCCGGTGACCCTCGACGCGGACCCGGTGGCCTTCGGTGTGGATCCGGCGGACGGGCCCGCGGCGGGAGTGGGCCTGTGCGTGCACGGGAACCCGAACGTGCTCACCGCCGACGTGCCGACCTCCCGGCTGTCGCAGGGCTGCGTCGGCCAGCACGCCCTCGTCGAGGTCGAACGCTGGACGGGCGAGCCACCGCGGCTCACCGTCGACGCGCCCCCCCGGCTGGTCTCCCGACCGGGCCGGGGCGGCACCGCCTGA
- a CDS encoding ABC transporter ATP-binding protein, with protein sequence MTNTDLADTELADGGRAATGRADADRVAADRVAAGRPGDGAAGTGRAATGPADADTDTGAAPQAELLRVEDLGLSFPRPGGGRRVRVLDDVDLSVRAGEIVGVIGETGSGKTTLARAIAGLGSPDAGRVLLDGQDISRLRGRARREFRRGGALQFVFQDPLRALDPDLTVGASIAEGLVVTGTGTRASRTEQVSDALRQVGLDPAVADRLPAQISGGQRQRASIARAIIGRPRLLLCDEPVSALDASNRNHILRLLDGLRRQLEVGIVLISHDLSSLAGIADRVVVLYRGRVVEDGPIADVFSRPRHPYTALLIASAPSIRRQERIDPASLRPTGDRDGTGAARRSAGGCVFAHRCRFATEACAETPPRQAVPGRAAGDWTAACHHVETWRDQVTGSTAIPKESPA encoded by the coding sequence ATGACCAACACCGATCTCGCCGACACCGAACTGGCTGACGGCGGTCGTGCCGCCACCGGCCGCGCGGACGCCGATCGCGTGGCCGCCGATCGCGTGGCCGCCGGCCGCCCCGGTGACGGCGCCGCGGGCACCGGCCGCGCCGCCACCGGCCCCGCCGACGCCGACACCGACACCGGGGCGGCGCCGCAGGCGGAGCTGCTGCGGGTCGAGGACCTCGGGCTGTCCTTCCCCCGGCCGGGCGGCGGCCGTCGGGTCCGCGTGCTGGACGACGTGGACCTGAGCGTGCGCGCCGGGGAGATCGTCGGTGTCATCGGCGAGACCGGCTCCGGCAAGACGACCCTGGCCCGGGCGATCGCCGGGCTGGGCTCCCCGGACGCCGGCCGGGTTCTCCTCGACGGACAGGACATCTCCCGGCTACGCGGCCGGGCCCGGCGGGAGTTCCGGCGCGGCGGCGCGCTCCAGTTCGTCTTCCAGGACCCGCTGCGCGCCCTCGACCCGGACCTCACCGTCGGGGCGAGCATCGCGGAGGGACTGGTGGTCACCGGTACCGGGACCAGGGCGTCCCGGACCGAGCAGGTGAGTGACGCGCTGCGCCAGGTCGGCCTCGACCCGGCCGTCGCCGACCGGCTCCCGGCGCAGATCTCCGGCGGCCAGCGCCAGCGCGCCTCGATCGCACGCGCGATCATCGGACGTCCCCGGCTGCTGCTGTGCGACGAGCCGGTCAGCGCGCTGGACGCCTCCAACCGCAACCACATCCTGCGGCTGCTCGACGGGCTGCGCCGCCAGCTCGAGGTCGGCATCGTCCTGATCTCGCACGATCTCAGCTCGCTCGCCGGCATCGCCGACCGGGTGGTCGTGCTCTACCGCGGCAGGGTGGTCGAGGACGGCCCGATCGCGGACGTGTTCAGCCGGCCGCGGCACCCGTACACCGCGCTGCTGATCGCCTCCGCGCCCAGCATCCGCCGCCAGGAACGGATCGACCCGGCGTCGCTGCGGCCGACCGGCGACCGCGACGGCACCGGCGCCGCGCGGCGGTCGGCGGGCGGCTGCGTGTTCGCCCACCGGTGCCGCTTCGCCACCGAGGCCTGCGCCGAGACCCCGCCGCGGCAGGCCGTCCCCGGCCGGGCGGCCGGCGACTGGACCGCGGCCTGCCACCACGTCGAGACCTGGCGGGACCAGGTCACCGGCTCCACCGCCATCCCGAAGGAGTCACCAGCGTGA
- a CDS encoding LLM class flavin-dependent oxidoreductase: protein MSIEFIGIASTSAGSESQAWSGPAVDPDYLERLVRTHEDAGFDRVLVAHTSAMPDGFVVTDQILSRTTTLKVLLAHRPGFTAPTIAARQFATLDAFHPGRVALHVITGGDDADQARDGDLTDKVTRYRRTDEFLDVLRREWESAEPFDYDGEFYTVRGARSSVRPDGRIPIYFGGASADAVRVGGRHADVYAFWGEPIAGIVERIREVRAAAAPYGRDPRFSVSLRPIAADTEQAAWQRAADILEVTQQQIGELKKVFNLDGAAQVGSQRLLRYADQAEVHDKRLWTALAKATGAVGNSTALVGSYEQVAESLVDYVNVGVSTLLIRGFAPLEDARDYGTLIRLVHEQTADRETVGAPA from the coding sequence GTGAGCATCGAGTTCATCGGCATCGCCAGCACCTCCGCCGGCAGCGAGTCGCAGGCGTGGTCCGGTCCCGCCGTCGACCCGGACTACCTGGAGCGCCTGGTGCGCACGCACGAGGACGCCGGGTTCGACCGGGTGCTCGTCGCGCACACATCGGCCATGCCCGACGGCTTCGTCGTCACCGACCAGATCCTGTCCCGGACGACGACGCTGAAGGTGCTGCTGGCACACCGGCCCGGCTTCACCGCGCCGACGATCGCGGCCCGCCAGTTCGCGACGCTGGACGCCTTCCACCCGGGCCGGGTGGCGCTGCACGTCATCACCGGCGGCGACGACGCCGACCAGGCCCGCGACGGGGACCTCACCGACAAGGTGACCCGCTACCGGCGCACCGACGAGTTCCTGGACGTGCTGCGCCGCGAGTGGGAGTCGGCCGAGCCGTTCGACTACGACGGTGAGTTCTACACGGTCCGCGGCGCCCGCTCGTCGGTCCGGCCCGACGGCCGCATCCCGATCTACTTCGGTGGCGCGTCCGCCGACGCCGTCCGGGTCGGTGGCAGGCACGCCGACGTGTACGCCTTCTGGGGCGAGCCGATCGCCGGGATCGTCGAGCGGATCCGCGAGGTGCGGGCCGCCGCCGCGCCGTACGGCCGCGATCCCCGGTTCAGTGTCAGCCTGCGCCCCATCGCCGCGGACACCGAACAGGCCGCCTGGCAGCGCGCCGCGGACATCCTGGAGGTCACCCAGCAGCAGATCGGCGAGCTGAAGAAGGTGTTCAACCTCGACGGGGCAGCCCAGGTCGGCAGCCAGCGGCTGCTGCGCTACGCCGACCAGGCGGAGGTGCACGACAAGCGGCTGTGGACCGCGCTCGCGAAGGCCACCGGCGCCGTCGGCAACTCCACCGCGCTGGTCGGCAGCTACGAGCAGGTCGCCGAGTCACTCGTCGACTACGTCAACGTCGGGGTGTCCACCCTGCTCATCCGCGGCTTCGCGCCGCTGGAGGACGCCCGGGACTACGGCACCCTGATCCGCCTCGTCCACGAGCAGACCGCCGACCGCGAGACCGTCGGCGCCCCCGCCTGA